The window CTCTTCCCACAGTTAAAACCTGAAGTTTAAGATTAATTTTTCTGCACTTAAATTAATCTATCTTTAAGCCTATGATTTAAATCATATAAATTAAAACCCGTTTCTTTTAAACTCAAGGCTTCGATTCCAAAATAACTTGCAGAAGGAGATTTGAATGTTTTGTTATCAGTGCGAACAGACTATTAAAGGAGGCTGTACAAAGGCCGGTGTTTGCGGCAAACAGCCTGATGTAGCAGCCCTGCAGGATCTGCTTCTGCATACACTGAAGGGATTGTCCCTTTATGCTGTTGAAGGCAGGAAGGCAGGAGTAAATGACAAGGCTGTGAATGTATTTACAGCAGAGGCGCTCTTTTCAACACTCACAAATGTTAATTTCGATCCGGCAAGATTCATGGACCTGCTCAAAAAGACTGTTGAGCTTAGAGAGGCTCTAAAGGCAAAGGTTAAGGCAGCGGGCGGCAATGTTGATTTTAAATATGACGCTGCAAATCTTAATGTAACCGACTCTGTTTCTGATATGGTAAAACTCGGAGAGTCTGTTGGAGTAAACTCTGATCCATCCATGAACCCTGATCTTCGTTCACTCAGAGAGATCCTTATATACGGACTCAAGGGCGTTGCTGCATACGCAGACCACGCTCAGATACTTGGTCAGGAGGATGACGCTGTATATTCATTTATGCAGGAAGCCCTTGCATCCACACTCAACAAAAATCTAGGTGTTGATGAATACCTCGGCCTCTGCATGAAGTGCGGCGAGATCAATATAAGGGCAATGGAGCTGCTCGATGCAGGCAACACAGGCACTTATGGACATCCTGTGCCTACAAAGGTTCCGCTCGGACACAAAAAAGGCGAGGCGATACTTGTTTCAGGACATGATCTCAAAGACCTTGAAGAGATACTCAAGCAGACAGAAGGCAAGGGCATTAATGTCTATACTCACGGCGAGATGATCCCATGCCACGGGTATCCTGAGCTCAAGAAATATCCTCACTTCTACGGACACTTTGGCACAGCTTGGCAGAATCAGCACAACGAGTTTGTACAGTTTCCGGGCGCTATTCTGATGACCACAAACTGCCTGCAGAAGCCTGCTGAGTCGTACAAAGAAAATGTATTTACATGCGGGCTGGTCGGGTGGCCTGGAGTAAAGCATATAGCTGACAGAAACTTTGCACCTGTCATAGAGAAGGCGCTTGCGCTTCCTGGATTTGATGCAGATTCCGAAGGCAAGACCGTAATGACAGGCTTCGCACGTAATGCTGTAATGAGTGTTGCAGGCGCTGTGATAGACGCTGTCAAGGCTAAAAAGATACGCCACTTCTTCCTCGTGGGCGGCTGTGACGGAGCAAAGGCAGGCCGCAACTACTATACGGAGTTTGTTGAGAAGGTTCCATCAGACTGCGTTGTGCTTACACTCGCATGCGGCAAGTTCAGATTCTTTGACAAGGAGCTCGGCGACATAGGCGGTATACCGAGACTGCTGGATGTCGGGCAGTGCAATGATGCATACTCGGCAGTTCAGATAGCTGTTGCGCTCGCAAAGGCATTTAATGTGGGAGTCAATGACCTGCCGCTTTCGCTGATACTCTCATGGTACGAGCAGAAGGCTGTGGCTATACTGCTCTCACTGCTCTACCTCGGTATAAAGGACATAAGACTCGGTCCATCTTTGCCCGAGTTCATCACACCCAATGTGCTGAATGTGCTTGTTGAGAAGTTCGACATAAAGCCGATATCAACACCTGACGAAGACCTGAAAACAATTCTTGGTTAATACAAAAAAGGCGGGGAGAATAAAGATGCCCGCCTTTTTTCAAACTTGATAGTTGCATCAAAAAAATCTGCCTAAAAATTTTGGACTGTGAAAAACCTTTTGATTTGTTTTAGTGATGTTCTGCTGCCTCCGCTGCATCTGCTTCGGCTTTCGTCTTATGCACTGTCCCGTCAGGATGATTTGGCGGAGTGTAAATCGTATACAGTTTAAGCTTTTTGGTCGAGGATGCATTGATAACATTGTGAAAAGTTCCGGCAGGCACCACAACAGCGTCACCGTCACCGACAAGATGTTCCTCTTTGCCATTATTAAAGATGAATTTTGCATTTCCCTCTTCAATGCGGAAAAACTGGTCTACACTTTTGTGAACCTCGTTGCCAATTTCTTCATTTGGCTGCAAGCACATTACAACAAGCTGGCTGTATTTGCCTGTAAATAATACTTTGCGGAAGTAGCCGTTATCGAGAGTTGCTTTTTCAATATGTCCAACATATCCTGTCATTTTTTATTCCTCCTTGTTTTTCAGTTATATAAGCCTGGGCAGTAGAATCTCTTTCAAGAAGTATAGGCAATTTTTTTAAGGTTTACAAGAAGAATGTAGACTGTCAAATGGCGTTTAAAAAATCCTAAATAGCTGTTGATCATAACCCACGAATGTCAGAAATGGTATAATTCATTTGATTCCAAGAGAGAATTAGCAGTTTAATATACCAATGCAAGTAACCGAGAGAAGAACTTAGGAGAAAATAAAATTGAGAACTTCCTTGAAACCAAGCAAGACTCTATCAGCAGGATCGATTGCCGGCCTCATCTTCCTGCTGTTTTTTGGAATAGGCTTTCTTATTTTAATCAGCAGCGTTCTTTCCCAGAATGATGCTCCTGCTATCATGCGTGTTGTATTTTATGTCTTTATGTGTGGGTGGATTGGAATTGTTATCTTCATGCTGGTTTATCATGCGCTCAACCTGAAACGCAAAAAAGGATTGTCTTTGATTGATATTGAAACCGAATCCTGTCCCCATGAAGATATTCCTGAAAATAACCCGATGCAGAAGCTGCGCAGTCTAGAGAATTTGAAAAAAGACGGGCTTATCAGCGAGGAAGAATTCAAAACAAAACGCGCGGAGATCATGCAGCAGAAGTGGTAATAACCTTATTTTTCTAAAATAGATCGGAGACAGAATAATGAATAGAATATTTATTTTTTGTATATTGTTGTTTCTCTTTTTTTATTCTGCTTCGGCTGTAAGCGGAGATATTACAGATAAAGCTGTCGGCAGCAATAAAAATAGTCATCCAGAATTATCAGAGAAACCATCTCCTTCTGAAGCGCTTTTTCTTTATCTCAACAAAGGCAACGGCGACCTTAATGTTGTAAGTGAACTCATACAAAAGGGAGCCGATGTAAATTTCAAGGACAGTCAATATAGTATCACGCCTCTGCATAATGCAGCCCATTACGGACACGCAGATATAGTCAAAATACTTATCTCTCACAAAGCTGATGTTAATGCAAAAAATGGAGAAGGCAACACTCCACTGTATGCTGCTGTTCACCAACAGTATCTAGAAATTACGCAGATGCTCATAGAAAAAGGCTCTGATGTAAACATGAAAAATATCTACGGATACACGCCGCTC of the Nitrospiraceae bacterium genome contains:
- a CDS encoding cupin domain-containing protein; the protein is MTGYVGHIEKATLDNGYFRKVLFTGKYSQLVVMCLQPNEEIGNEVHKSVDQFFRIEEGNAKFIFNNGKEEHLVGDGDAVVVPAGTFHNVINASSTKKLKLYTIYTPPNHPDGTVHKTKAEADAAEAAEHH
- the hcp gene encoding hydroxylamine reductase, which codes for MFCYQCEQTIKGGCTKAGVCGKQPDVAALQDLLLHTLKGLSLYAVEGRKAGVNDKAVNVFTAEALFSTLTNVNFDPARFMDLLKKTVELREALKAKVKAAGGNVDFKYDAANLNVTDSVSDMVKLGESVGVNSDPSMNPDLRSLREILIYGLKGVAAYADHAQILGQEDDAVYSFMQEALASTLNKNLGVDEYLGLCMKCGEINIRAMELLDAGNTGTYGHPVPTKVPLGHKKGEAILVSGHDLKDLEEILKQTEGKGINVYTHGEMIPCHGYPELKKYPHFYGHFGTAWQNQHNEFVQFPGAILMTTNCLQKPAESYKENVFTCGLVGWPGVKHIADRNFAPVIEKALALPGFDADSEGKTVMTGFARNAVMSVAGAVIDAVKAKKIRHFFLVGGCDGAKAGRNYYTEFVEKVPSDCVVLTLACGKFRFFDKELGDIGGIPRLLDVGQCNDAYSAVQIAVALAKAFNVGVNDLPLSLILSWYEQKAVAILLSLLYLGIKDIRLGPSLPEFITPNVLNVLVEKFDIKPISTPDEDLKTILG
- a CDS encoding SHOCT domain-containing protein, with product MRTSLKPSKTLSAGSIAGLIFLLFFGIGFLILISSVLSQNDAPAIMRVVFYVFMCGWIGIVIFMLVYHALNLKRKKGLSLIDIETESCPHEDIPENNPMQKLRSLENLKKDGLISEEEFKTKRAEIMQQKW
- a CDS encoding ankyrin repeat domain-containing protein yields the protein MNRIFIFCILLFLFFYSASAVSGDITDKAVGSNKNSHPELSEKPSPSEALFLYLNKGNGDLNVVSELIQKGADVNFKDSQYSITPLHNAAHYGHADIVKILISHKADVNAKNGEGNTPLYAAVHQQYLEITQMLIEKGSDVNMKNIYGYTPLRAACRSGNTELARLLLLKGADVNAKDNKGDTPLHGAVDKGKKEIVLLLISSGADINSVGRFGDTPIHAAVSYGDLDLVKLLIEKGADLNLKNAKDYTPFDLAQKRGFKEIADIIKNKNGVSF